Proteins encoded by one window of Streptomyces sp. NBC_01477:
- a CDS encoding DUF5324 family protein — MTRIDSVRNAADITKDSVRHAAEAAAPYASTAKDEAARYAQQAGTYAQHAGALAKQTYDAKLAAQVRQARGQAWAAVPPKAAEAVETAARRTRDTARTAADFTAPKVGSAVAATRAVAVPVTNEAVLRGAAALHALRGQVTAADIDRLVRRRVRRQRTGRVFRGVVVAGLVGGAAFAAWRWWSKQANPDWLVEPTEPTDADEAVERISGTSTLTVVDPLDGTPASVNGNGAHIDHVDGSPGSDPEVEATRYEEDNPRRDDN, encoded by the coding sequence GTGACCCGCATCGACAGCGTGCGCAACGCGGCCGACATCACGAAGGACAGTGTGCGGCATGCCGCGGAGGCCGCTGCGCCGTACGCGAGCACGGCCAAGGACGAGGCCGCGCGTTACGCACAGCAGGCCGGTACGTACGCGCAGCACGCCGGCGCGCTTGCCAAGCAGACTTACGACGCCAAGCTCGCCGCCCAGGTGCGGCAGGCCCGTGGCCAGGCGTGGGCGGCCGTGCCGCCGAAGGCCGCGGAAGCTGTGGAGACCGCCGCCCGGCGGACCCGGGACACCGCCAGGACGGCGGCCGACTTCACCGCGCCGAAGGTGGGTTCCGCTGTCGCGGCGACCCGGGCCGTCGCGGTGCCGGTGACCAACGAGGCGGTGCTGCGCGGCGCCGCTGCCCTGCACGCGCTGCGCGGCCAGGTGACGGCCGCGGACATCGACCGGCTGGTCCGCAGGCGGGTCCGCCGGCAGCGCACCGGCCGGGTCTTCCGCGGTGTGGTGGTGGCCGGCCTGGTCGGCGGCGCCGCCTTCGCGGCCTGGCGCTGGTGGAGCAAGCAGGCCAACCCCGACTGGCTGGTGGAGCCGACCGAGCCGACGGACGCGGACGAGGCCGTCGAACGGATCAGCGGCACCAGCACCCTGACGGTGGTCGACCCGCTGGACGGCACTCCGGCCTCGGTGAACGGCAACGGCGCCCACATCGACCACGTCGACGGCTCCCCCGGCTCCGACCCCGAGGTCGAGGCCACCCGATACGAGGAGGACAACCCGCGCCGCGACGACAACTGA
- a CDS encoding MFS transporter, translating into MTTPTTHDTSGGILARQGGRRWAVLAICCVASALLGIDTSVLNYAVPSLSAQLAPSATQLLWIVDVYGFVLGGLLIVAGNLGDRIGRKKLLLLGVAGFGAASAVSAYANSPATLIAARALLGLFGATIMPSTLSLVRASFTDPKERTTAVGISGGVAAASFALGPVVGGLLLDHFWWGSVFLVNVPVMAVILVAGGLILPESRNPRPGRLDWISVPLSVLGMFGVIYAIKTAARDGAAEPSVWIAAGFGAALLAVFLHRQTVLPEPLLDLRLFRTPAFSGAIGANVVTLFAASVLSLGFSLYFQVVRGWSPLDAGLAVLPGPLAAAFTAPAAALLIPLIGRARTVAAGLFLMGLSTAGLGLCTPHTAYWELLPVVVVNGAGLMLTFAVTADTILASAPSTRTSAAAAISETAMELGGALGIAVLGSVLSAYYRSDLTLPAGLTARQAGAARESVSGGVETGRQLPGALGRQVADAAGRAFTGSLHTTTLIGGTLMVLGAVAALITLRDVPAVLGEPEPGPAPAAG; encoded by the coding sequence ATGACGACACCGACCACGCACGACACGAGCGGCGGGATCCTCGCGCGGCAGGGCGGGCGGCGCTGGGCCGTCCTCGCCATCTGCTGCGTCGCCTCCGCACTGCTGGGCATCGACACCAGCGTCCTGAACTACGCCGTCCCCTCGCTGTCCGCGCAGCTCGCCCCGTCCGCCACCCAGCTGCTGTGGATCGTGGACGTCTACGGCTTCGTGCTGGGCGGCCTGCTGATCGTGGCGGGAAACCTCGGGGACCGGATCGGGCGCAAGAAGCTGCTGCTGCTCGGTGTGGCCGGCTTCGGCGCCGCCTCCGCGGTCAGCGCCTACGCGAACAGCCCGGCCACCCTGATCGCCGCCCGCGCGCTGCTGGGGCTGTTCGGCGCCACGATCATGCCGTCCACGCTGTCACTGGTGCGGGCCTCCTTCACCGATCCCAAGGAGCGCACCACCGCGGTCGGCATCAGCGGCGGCGTGGCGGCGGCCAGCTTCGCGCTGGGCCCGGTGGTCGGCGGGCTGCTGCTCGACCACTTCTGGTGGGGCTCGGTCTTCCTGGTCAATGTGCCGGTGATGGCGGTGATCCTGGTGGCGGGCGGGCTGATCCTGCCCGAGAGCCGCAACCCGCGGCCGGGCCGGCTGGACTGGATCAGCGTGCCGCTGTCGGTGCTCGGGATGTTCGGGGTGATCTACGCGATCAAGACCGCGGCGCGTGACGGGGCCGCGGAGCCGTCGGTGTGGATCGCCGCCGGATTCGGCGCCGCGCTGCTGGCGGTCTTCCTGCACCGCCAGACCGTCCTGCCCGAGCCGCTGCTCGACCTGCGGCTCTTCCGCACCCCGGCCTTCTCCGGCGCGATCGGCGCGAACGTCGTGACGCTGTTCGCCGCGTCCGTGCTGTCGCTGGGCTTCTCGCTGTACTTCCAGGTGGTCCGCGGCTGGTCGCCGCTGGACGCGGGGCTGGCCGTGCTGCCGGGGCCGCTGGCCGCCGCCTTCACCGCGCCCGCGGCGGCGCTGCTGATCCCGCTGATCGGCCGGGCGCGCACGGTCGCGGCCGGGCTGTTCCTGATGGGGCTGAGCACCGCGGGGCTCGGCCTGTGCACCCCGCACACCGCCTACTGGGAGCTGCTGCCGGTGGTGGTCGTCAACGGCGCCGGGCTGATGCTCACCTTCGCCGTGACCGCTGACACGATCCTGGCCAGCGCGCCCAGCACCAGGACGAGCGCCGCCGCGGCCATCTCGGAGACCGCGATGGAGCTGGGCGGCGCGCTCGGTATCGCGGTCCTCGGCTCGGTGCTCAGCGCGTACTACCGCAGCGACCTCACGCTGCCGGCCGGCCTGACGGCACGCCAGGCCGGTGCGGCACGCGAGTCGGTCAGCGGCGGCGTCGAGACCGGCCGGCAGCTGCCCGGCGCCCTCGGGCGGCAGGTCGCCGACGCCGCCGGGCGGGCGTTCACCGGCAGCCTGCACACCACGACGCTGATCGGGGGGACGCTGATGGTGCTGGGCGCCGTCGCCGCGCTGATCACCCTCAGGGATGTGCCCGCGGTGCTGGGCGAGCCCGAGCCCGGCCCGGCGCCCGCGGCGGGCTGA
- a CDS encoding AfsR/SARP family transcriptional regulator gives MFGILGATRALGTDGAELALGGPRRRALLALLLLDADRTVSGERLIDGLYGEHPPAGVGNAVQSQVSRLRQVLPVPIEGHPAGYRLVVAPDQVDAHRFQRLGAEGREALLGGEPALAARLLREALALWRGPALGDVGDAPFAAAQVVRLEELRTGAVEDRVEADLALGRHRSLVAELGELVAAHPLRERLRGQLMRALYGSGRQGEALAVYEAARRELADSLGADPGPELAAVHLAVLRGEPMAGPRDVSRETGPGGDVPRETSPDPGPAPGHGTTSAAAPAVRHELPAQLTSFVGRAAELDLIGDRLARQRLVTLIGPGGAGKTRLAVEAAGRHPQDACFVELAGVTSGAEIPQAVLGALGLRDVALLPAVGHAPAGAAPAVPDPVARIAAALADRPLLLVLDNCEHVVADAALFAERLLTGSPRLRILATSREALGITGEALCPVATLGLPRPGTDRDQVLASPAVRLFTERAAAVSPGFDPAADPATTDAVLRLCTALDGLPLAIELAAARLRSLSVTEIAARLGALPADDAPYSLGVRPDALFRLLSRGSRTAQPRQRTLRGVVDWSWDLLPDDERAVLRRAAVFAGGWTQAAAEAVCADGDTIGPDDVLDLVAALVEKSLVVAQHTEGAGRVRYRMLESIRAYGAERLAEAGETERAHRAHAAYFLDFALTADPHLRSAEQLEWLRRLSDERDNLQAALHRSLDVGDLHGTMRLIAALSSYWLLRGVRYEGVGPARQVLAALGPTPPEGLEEEYALCVLAVVSALSDPAGFAAHVAAATGIVEGLHRIARRFPVLTVLWAPFAGVPQGDMNTLEGIDALLADRGDPWYEALAHLGYGFQAWLVRGDADLAQRECERSLAGFRGRGDRWGLITCLNALADLADYRGDLAEAVGLLDQALVLAEELDSALDVADLLTSRAAYSLRAGDFAAAAAYCERAVTLSRRAGAPETLAMAHRCLADTARLRGDLPAARALAEQALAECPAGWFSSNSTRVAVLTSAGLVAVAERDAARAHDCFRAAVTFDSEVLQLSMNAAHIAGAAAALALLDGDPRQAAALLGAAETLRGRRPTGPDTDAAATAARAALGDAGYAAAVARTAALGRPAALAVLTSYATGG, from the coding sequence ATGTTCGGCATCCTCGGCGCGACGCGGGCTCTGGGCACGGACGGCGCCGAGCTGGCGCTGGGCGGCCCGCGGCGGCGCGCGCTGCTCGCCCTGCTGCTGCTGGACGCCGACCGGACGGTGAGCGGCGAGCGGCTGATCGACGGGCTCTACGGGGAGCATCCGCCGGCCGGGGTCGGCAACGCCGTGCAGTCCCAGGTCTCCCGGCTGCGCCAGGTGCTGCCGGTGCCGATCGAGGGGCACCCGGCGGGCTACCGGCTGGTCGTCGCCCCCGACCAGGTCGACGCGCACCGCTTCCAGCGGCTCGGCGCCGAGGGCCGCGAGGCGCTGCTCGGCGGTGAACCGGCGCTGGCCGCCCGGCTGCTGCGCGAGGCGCTGGCCCTGTGGCGCGGCCCCGCGCTGGGCGACGTCGGCGATGCCCCGTTCGCCGCCGCCCAGGTCGTACGCCTGGAGGAACTGCGGACCGGCGCCGTCGAGGACCGCGTCGAGGCCGACCTCGCCCTCGGGCGGCACCGCTCGCTGGTCGCCGAACTCGGTGAGCTGGTGGCGGCCCACCCACTGCGGGAACGGCTCCGCGGCCAGCTGATGCGGGCGCTGTACGGCAGCGGGCGGCAGGGTGAGGCCCTGGCCGTGTACGAGGCGGCCCGGCGGGAACTGGCCGACTCCCTCGGCGCCGACCCGGGGCCCGAACTCGCCGCCGTCCACCTGGCCGTCCTGCGGGGCGAGCCGATGGCGGGACCGCGGGATGTTTCACGTGAAACCGGACCCGGCGGGGATGTTCCACGTGAAACATCGCCAGATCCGGGGCCGGCCCCGGGGCACGGTACGACCTCGGCCGCCGCCCCCGCCGTGCGGCACGAACTGCCCGCCCAGCTCACCAGCTTCGTCGGCCGGGCGGCCGAACTGGACCTGATCGGCGACCGACTGGCCCGGCAGCGGCTGGTGACCCTGATCGGCCCCGGGGGCGCCGGCAAGACCCGCCTGGCGGTCGAGGCGGCCGGGCGCCATCCGCAGGACGCCTGCTTCGTGGAACTGGCCGGGGTGACCAGCGGGGCGGAGATCCCGCAGGCGGTGCTCGGCGCGCTCGGGCTGCGTGACGTCGCCCTGCTGCCCGCGGTCGGACACGCCCCCGCCGGGGCCGCGCCGGCGGTGCCCGACCCCGTCGCCCGGATCGCCGCGGCGCTCGCCGACCGGCCGCTGCTGCTGGTCCTGGACAACTGCGAGCACGTGGTGGCCGACGCGGCGCTTTTCGCCGAGCGGCTGCTCACCGGCTCCCCGCGGCTGCGGATCCTCGCCACCAGCCGGGAGGCGCTGGGTATCACCGGGGAAGCGCTGTGCCCGGTGGCCACCCTCGGCCTGCCGCGGCCCGGCACCGACCGCGACCAGGTGCTGGCCTCCCCCGCCGTGCGGCTGTTCACCGAACGCGCCGCCGCCGTCAGTCCCGGCTTCGACCCGGCGGCCGACCCGGCCACCACGGATGCCGTGCTGCGGCTGTGCACCGCGCTCGACGGGCTGCCGCTGGCCATCGAACTGGCCGCGGCCCGGCTGCGTTCGCTGTCCGTCACCGAGATCGCCGCCCGGCTTGGCGCGCTGCCGGCCGACGACGCCCCGTACAGCCTCGGCGTACGCCCTGACGCGCTGTTCCGGTTGCTGTCCCGGGGCAGCAGGACCGCCCAGCCGCGGCAGCGGACGCTGCGCGGGGTCGTCGACTGGAGCTGGGACCTGCTGCCGGACGACGAACGGGCGGTGCTACGCCGCGCCGCGGTCTTCGCGGGCGGCTGGACGCAGGCCGCCGCCGAGGCCGTGTGCGCCGACGGGGACACCATCGGACCTGACGACGTGCTGGACCTGGTGGCCGCGCTGGTCGAGAAGTCCCTCGTGGTGGCCCAGCACACCGAGGGCGCAGGCCGGGTCCGCTACCGGATGCTCGAATCCATCCGGGCCTACGGCGCCGAGCGGCTGGCCGAGGCGGGCGAGACCGAACGGGCCCACCGCGCGCACGCCGCGTACTTCCTGGACTTCGCCCTGACCGCCGACCCGCACCTGCGCAGCGCCGAGCAGCTGGAGTGGCTGCGGCGGCTCTCCGACGAGCGGGACAACCTCCAGGCCGCGCTGCACCGCTCGCTCGACGTCGGCGACCTCCACGGCACCATGCGGCTGATCGCCGCGCTGTCCTCCTACTGGCTGCTGCGCGGGGTGCGGTACGAGGGGGTCGGTCCGGCGCGGCAGGTGCTGGCGGCGCTCGGGCCGACGCCCCCCGAGGGACTGGAGGAGGAATACGCGCTGTGCGTGCTCGCGGTGGTCAGCGCGCTGTCCGACCCGGCCGGCTTCGCCGCGCACGTGGCGGCGGCGACCGGGATCGTCGAGGGCCTGCACCGGATAGCCCGCCGCTTCCCGGTGCTCACCGTGCTGTGGGCGCCCTTCGCCGGGGTGCCGCAGGGCGACATGAACACCCTGGAAGGCATCGACGCGCTGCTCGCCGACCGGGGCGACCCCTGGTACGAGGCCCTGGCGCACCTCGGGTACGGCTTCCAGGCGTGGCTGGTGCGGGGCGACGCCGATCTGGCGCAGCGCGAGTGCGAGCGGTCGCTGGCCGGCTTCCGCGGCCGGGGCGACCGCTGGGGCCTGATCACCTGCCTCAACGCGCTGGCCGACCTCGCCGACTACCGCGGTGACCTGGCGGAGGCCGTCGGGCTGCTGGACCAGGCGCTGGTGCTGGCCGAGGAGCTGGACTCGGCGCTCGACGTCGCGGACCTGCTCACCAGCCGCGCCGCCTACAGCCTGCGGGCCGGCGACTTCGCCGCGGCCGCCGCGTACTGCGAGCGGGCGGTGACGCTCTCCCGGCGGGCCGGGGCGCCCGAGACGCTGGCGATGGCGCACCGCTGCCTGGCCGACACCGCCCGGCTGCGCGGCGACCTGCCGGCCGCCCGCGCGCTGGCCGAGCAGGCGCTCGCCGAATGCCCCGCCGGCTGGTTCTCCAGCAACAGCACGCGGGTCGCGGTGCTGACCTCGGCGGGCCTGGTCGCCGTCGCCGAGCGGGACGCCGCACGCGCCCACGACTGCTTCAGGGCCGCCGTCACCTTCGACAGCGAGGTGCTCCAGCTGTCGATGAACGCCGCCCACATCGCCGGCGCCGCCGCCGCGCTCGCCCTGCTCGACGGCGACCCCCGGCAGGCCGCCGCGCTGCTCGGCGCCGCCGAGACGCTGCGCGGGCGGCGCCCTACCGGTCCCGACACCGACGCCGCCGCGACCGCCGCCCGCGCCGCCTTGGGCGACGCCGGCTACGCGGCGGCCGTCGCCCGGACCGCCGCCCTGGGGCGCCCCGCGGCCCTCGCCGTCCTGACGTCGTACGCGACCGGGGGCTGA
- a CDS encoding MarR family winged helix-turn-helix transcriptional regulator, translating to MASLPVLNQPPRRSGALLDNLARRMRLHAESVLEPLGLRPRHLVTLTVLRDREGSTQQALATTLMMDRATVVGLLNDLEADALVERQRSPEDRRRHIVRLTDRGATLLARAEFALAAVEDEVLCALDDKQRATLYDLLLLAASGTVPDCGAAAVEAAPDEACDPMAHGACLPAPQRPARD from the coding sequence ATGGCCTCCCTGCCCGTGCTGAACCAGCCGCCGAGGCGGTCGGGCGCGCTGCTCGACAACCTGGCCCGGCGGATGCGCCTGCACGCCGAATCCGTGCTGGAGCCGCTCGGGCTGCGCCCGCGGCATCTGGTGACGCTGACCGTGCTGCGGGACCGCGAGGGAAGCACGCAGCAGGCGCTCGCGACGACGCTGATGATGGACCGGGCGACGGTGGTCGGACTGCTCAACGATCTTGAGGCGGACGCCCTCGTGGAGCGGCAGCGCTCGCCCGAGGACCGCAGGCGGCACATCGTGCGGCTGACCGACCGCGGGGCCACGCTGCTCGCGAGGGCGGAGTTCGCGCTCGCGGCGGTGGAGGACGAGGTGCTGTGCGCGCTGGACGACAAGCAGCGGGCCACTCTGTACGACCTGCTGCTGCTCGCCGCGTCCGGGACGGTGCCGGACTGCGGGGCCGCCGCGGTAGAGGCGGCGCCCGACGAGGCCTGCGACCCGATGGCCCACGGGGCCTGCCTCCCCGCGCCGCAGCGGCCCGCGCGGGACTGA
- a CDS encoding FMN-dependent NADH-azoreductase, with protein sequence MPHLLHIDSSIQGANSTSRRLTARAAAAWRAAHPEGTVTYRDLGENPLPHVVASTAHAGSVPAADRTPAQAAAWALSEEVVGEVLAADTVLLGLPVYNFGPPSAVKSWVDHLIAVGLSFDPETREGLLGGRDFIVLLSRGGGYAPGTPREGWDHAEQWLPHGVALTGLTPRFITAELTLAKVNPAMSDLIPLADESLAGAEKSIDALWPAATPV encoded by the coding sequence ATGCCTCACCTGCTGCACATAGACTCCAGCATCCAGGGCGCCAACTCGACCAGCCGCCGGCTCACCGCCCGCGCCGCCGCGGCCTGGCGCGCCGCCCACCCCGAGGGCACCGTCACCTACCGCGACCTGGGCGAGAACCCGCTGCCGCACGTCGTCGCGAGCACCGCCCACGCCGGATCCGTGCCGGCCGCCGACCGCACCCCGGCACAGGCCGCCGCCTGGGCGCTGAGCGAGGAGGTCGTCGGCGAGGTGCTGGCGGCCGACACCGTGCTGCTCGGCCTGCCCGTCTACAACTTCGGCCCGCCCAGCGCCGTGAAGTCCTGGGTCGACCACCTGATCGCCGTCGGCCTGTCCTTCGACCCGGAGACCCGCGAGGGCCTGCTCGGCGGCCGCGACTTCATCGTTCTCCTCTCCCGCGGCGGCGGCTACGCCCCCGGCACGCCCCGCGAGGGCTGGGACCACGCCGAGCAGTGGCTGCCGCACGGCGTCGCCCTGACCGGCCTGACCCCGCGCTTCATCACCGCGGAACTGACCCTGGCCAAGGTCAACCCGGCCATGTCCGACCTGATCCCGCTGGCCGACGAGAGCCTCGCCGGCGCCGAGAAGTCCATCGACGCCCTCTGGCCGGCCGCCACCCCCGTCTGA
- a CDS encoding LuxR family transcriptional regulator, translated as MSAGSTPTPETLPPPNLPLQSLLRIADTLSSLERYAIETAGQLVLAEGAGAGTAEAPGRIRHLDGQAAVQDAINEALWRAKHEILTAQPDGPGPGATLHEALAAVRDPLTRGVAMRTLFQHSARFSEPAKKYVQQVLAYGGQVRTLPEFFDRLIIVDAEVAFIPGGEHRHSAALIQDRAVVAFLSDVFERAWVRAERFPFRPVRAADAAGEVVPDMRQAIKALLVEGRSDKAIARRLGMSLRSVQGHIASLREQYGAQHRFQLGYRMARSEYAAARPAPAEPLPDHAPGTDVYALGRVTSGPSADTRANGSSASGRPRP; from the coding sequence ATGAGCGCAGGCAGTACACCGACGCCGGAGACCCTGCCCCCTCCGAACTTACCGCTGCAGTCCCTGCTCAGGATCGCCGACACCCTCAGCAGCCTTGAGCGCTACGCCATCGAAACCGCGGGTCAGCTCGTCCTCGCCGAAGGCGCCGGCGCCGGGACCGCCGAGGCGCCCGGCCGTATCCGCCACCTCGACGGCCAGGCAGCGGTCCAGGACGCGATCAACGAGGCGCTATGGCGCGCGAAGCACGAGATCCTCACGGCCCAGCCGGACGGACCCGGCCCCGGTGCCACCCTGCACGAGGCCCTGGCGGCGGTCCGGGACCCGCTGACGCGCGGGGTCGCCATGCGGACGCTCTTCCAGCACAGCGCCCGCTTCTCCGAGCCCGCGAAGAAGTACGTGCAGCAGGTCCTGGCGTACGGCGGGCAGGTGCGCACCCTCCCTGAGTTCTTCGACCGGCTGATCATCGTCGACGCCGAGGTCGCCTTCATCCCCGGCGGCGAGCACCGCCACAGCGCCGCGCTGATCCAGGACCGCGCCGTCGTCGCCTTCCTCAGCGACGTCTTCGAGCGGGCCTGGGTACGGGCCGAGCGCTTCCCCTTCCGTCCGGTGCGGGCCGCGGACGCCGCCGGCGAGGTCGTGCCCGACATGCGGCAGGCCATCAAGGCGCTGCTGGTCGAGGGCCGCTCCGACAAGGCGATCGCCCGCCGCCTCGGCATGAGCCTGCGGTCCGTGCAGGGGCACATCGCCTCGCTGCGCGAGCAGTACGGCGCCCAGCACCGCTTCCAGCTCGGCTACCGGATGGCGCGCAGCGAATACGCCGCCGCGCGCCCCGCACCGGCCGAGCCCCTGCCGGACCACGCGCCCGGGACGGACGTGTACGCGCTGGGCCGGGTCACTTCCGGGCCATCAGCAGATACTCGTGCGAACGGTTCGTCCGCATCGGGTCGTCCTCGTCCTTGA
- a CDS encoding TRM11 family SAM-dependent methyltransferase — translation MGMSSWRVLGEEDPEFTEEEVAGQSGLVSQLRPLIAELSKPGDLVFDPFAGWGTTLVACAAERRLGVGIEINPSRAEEARQRVARYPEQRMLCGDARRPPLDPDTVDLVLCDLPYFGTDLDLEAPDPGQMYALRDYDVYLAALDEIFAAVARVMRPGAYAVIAVQNRRIADRFVPLAWDASRVLGRHLTLGDERVHLYDWPVKDEDDPMRTNRSHEYLLMARK, via the coding sequence ATGGGGATGTCCAGCTGGCGCGTGCTCGGCGAAGAGGACCCCGAATTCACGGAGGAGGAGGTCGCGGGACAAAGCGGCCTGGTCAGCCAGCTGCGTCCGCTGATAGCGGAGTTGAGCAAGCCCGGCGACCTGGTGTTCGATCCGTTCGCGGGCTGGGGCACCACGCTGGTGGCCTGCGCGGCCGAGCGGCGGCTCGGGGTCGGCATCGAGATCAACCCGTCCCGGGCGGAGGAGGCGCGGCAGCGCGTCGCGCGCTATCCGGAGCAGCGCATGCTCTGCGGCGACGCCCGCAGGCCCCCGCTCGACCCGGACACCGTGGACCTGGTCCTGTGCGACCTGCCGTACTTCGGCACCGACCTGGACCTCGAAGCGCCCGACCCGGGCCAGATGTACGCGCTGCGCGACTACGACGTCTATCTGGCGGCGCTCGACGAGATCTTCGCGGCCGTCGCCCGGGTGATGCGGCCGGGCGCCTACGCGGTGATCGCCGTGCAGAACCGGCGGATCGCCGACCGGTTCGTCCCGCTGGCCTGGGACGCCTCGCGGGTGCTCGGCCGCCATCTGACCCTGGGGGACGAGCGCGTCCACCTGTACGACTGGCCGGTCAAGGACGAGGACGACCCGATGCGGACGAACCGTTCGCACGAGTATCTGCTGATGGCCCGGAAGTGA
- a CDS encoding MFS transporter, whose translation MRRRLSSVRTTYMLGMVVDATGSGMYVPLSLLYFHHVTGLSLTRVGVIVTTASVIGLVSNPVAGILIDRFSARAVLVGGYVLRAAAFCTYPLVHNGVVMFAVVLPVALGDTSYPPAIQSFVAEIVRGTERDKLLALQRSLRNAGLGVGGLIAGAALAIGDSGYYVVVLGAAAGYLLSAGLLSTIRPSAAAQPAGGRVSRKGGYRMVARNRPFLGLTLLNIPTAFGYMVLSVALPVYLTRNLDAPVSLVGFLYAVNTVGIALFQIPVSRVVVRYRRTRAVALGASIFALSFVTFAVLGGLSTGAALVVGVFTATAAFTVGELLHGATASALVAQAAPEETRGRHLAVYQLSWAVPIALAPTVLTGLLSVSATGMWLLLAAATAGSALGVLRLERTLPAAAVHPVLPGAAPALSTTGSTRKVA comes from the coding sequence ATGAGGCGGCGGCTGTCGTCCGTGCGCACGACGTACATGCTCGGCATGGTCGTCGACGCGACCGGCAGCGGCATGTACGTCCCCCTGTCGCTGCTCTACTTCCACCACGTGACCGGTCTGTCGCTCACCCGGGTCGGTGTCATCGTGACGACCGCCTCGGTGATCGGCCTGGTCAGCAACCCGGTCGCCGGCATCCTCATCGACCGCTTCAGCGCCCGCGCCGTACTGGTGGGGGGATACGTGCTGCGCGCCGCGGCCTTCTGCACGTATCCGCTGGTCCACAACGGCGTGGTCATGTTCGCGGTGGTGCTGCCGGTCGCCCTCGGCGACACCTCCTACCCGCCGGCCATCCAGTCCTTCGTGGCGGAGATCGTGCGGGGCACCGAGCGGGACAAGCTGCTCGCCCTGCAGCGCAGCCTGCGCAATGCGGGGCTGGGCGTGGGCGGCCTGATCGCCGGCGCGGCCCTCGCCATCGGCGACTCCGGCTACTACGTCGTCGTGCTCGGGGCCGCCGCCGGCTATCTGCTGTCGGCCGGGCTGCTCAGCACGATCCGCCCCAGTGCAGCGGCGCAGCCGGCCGGCGGCCGGGTCTCCCGCAAGGGCGGCTACCGGATGGTGGCGCGCAACCGCCCCTTCCTCGGTCTGACGCTGCTGAACATCCCGACGGCCTTCGGCTACATGGTGCTGTCGGTGGCACTCCCGGTGTACCTCACCCGCAACCTGGACGCGCCCGTCTCGCTGGTGGGCTTCCTCTACGCGGTCAACACGGTCGGCATCGCGCTGTTCCAGATCCCGGTCAGCCGGGTCGTCGTCCGCTATCGCAGGACGCGTGCGGTGGCGCTCGGCGCGAGCATCTTCGCGCTGTCCTTCGTCACCTTCGCGGTGCTCGGCGGCCTGTCGACCGGGGCCGCGCTGGTCGTGGGGGTCTTCACCGCGACCGCCGCCTTCACCGTGGGCGAGCTGCTGCACGGCGCCACGGCCTCCGCGCTGGTGGCCCAGGCCGCGCCGGAGGAGACCCGCGGCCGTCATCTCGCGGTCTACCAGCTGTCGTGGGCGGTGCCCATCGCGCTCGCGCCGACGGTGCTCACCGGCCTGCTGTCGGTGTCGGCCACCGGGATGTGGCTGCTGCTGGCCGCGGCCACGGCGGGCTCCGCGCTGGGTGTGCTGCGCCTCGAGCGCACCCTGCCCGCCGCCGCGGTGCATCCGGTGCTGCCCGGGGCGGCACCGGCCCTGTCCACGACCGGATCCACCAGAAAGGTTGCGTGA